From a region of the Salinispira pacifica genome:
- a CDS encoding RNA polymerase sigma factor has translation MKPNSEALQNEPRARLESAYRAEKPRLMARLRKAGKSIEEAEDLIHEVYAETLERLPLIHEIRNLPAWINSLFTRRLIDLWRRDNLKQRKGETDVSEETIREVITEAGFNPLDSYVYAELVDALNTAISVLPGSQKKVIELHVFGGKTFREIAELSGESIDTISARKRYAVKNLARALP, from the coding sequence ATGAAACCGAATAGCGAAGCGCTACAGAATGAGCCCCGGGCAAGGCTGGAATCGGCATACCGGGCTGAGAAGCCCCGGCTGATGGCCCGCTTGAGAAAGGCGGGAAAGAGCATCGAGGAAGCCGAGGATCTCATCCATGAGGTGTACGCCGAGACCCTTGAGCGGCTGCCGCTGATTCATGAGATCCGCAATCTGCCGGCCTGGATCAATTCATTGTTCACCCGGCGGCTCATTGATCTGTGGCGAAGGGATAACCTGAAACAGCGGAAGGGCGAGACCGATGTCTCCGAAGAAACGATCCGTGAGGTGATTACCGAAGCGGGCTTTAACCCGCTGGACAGTTATGTGTACGCCGAACTTGTGGATGCCCTGAACACCGCCATTTCGGTGCTGCCGGGATCCCAGAAAAAGGTAATAGAGCTTCATGTATTCGGGGGCAAAACCTTCAGAGAAATCGCTGAGCTCAGCGGAGAGAGTATCGACACAATCAGTGCACGCAAGCGTTACGCTGTTAAGAATCTGGCAAGGGCTTTGCCGTGA
- a CDS encoding FeoA family protein — protein sequence MTLANASANSTYIISSVQPAEAGMKDFLFTLGCYPGEKVTVISRLSGNHIINVKNARYSLDDRLAAAIHITSESAKSALDSALKVG from the coding sequence ATGACCCTTGCGAATGCATCAGCCAATTCAACATATATCATTTCCTCGGTGCAACCTGCGGAAGCGGGTATGAAAGATTTCCTTTTCACCCTCGGGTGCTATCCCGGTGAAAAAGTGACGGTGATTTCCCGCCTTTCAGGCAATCATATCATCAATGTCAAAAACGCCCGATACAGCCTGGACGACCGGCTTGCCGCGGCAATCCATATTACGTCCGAATCCGCCAAGTCAGCACTCGACTCTGCGCTCAAAGTCGGCTAA
- a CDS encoding radical SAM protein codes for MVIKPDEISRYLRPDGASFIDEQQIWHQINYAAAPEPGRVREILAKSVSISSLTPEETATLIRVSDPQLLAEMRDAALTVKNKVYDNRIVTFAPLYLSNYCVNACKYCGFRDENNRMPQRSLSMDEVKRETEALAGNLGHKRIIVVYVEYPRSDIDYIEGSIDGIYNVEMPTRKGKASIRRVNVNAVPMDIEKLTRLQRVGVGTYQVFQETYHQKTYEAVIPQKV; via the coding sequence TTGGTCATAAAGCCCGACGAAATATCAAGATATCTGCGACCCGACGGCGCCAGCTTCATTGATGAGCAGCAGATCTGGCATCAAATTAATTATGCTGCTGCTCCTGAACCCGGGAGGGTACGGGAAATTCTTGCCAAAAGCGTAAGCATCAGCTCTCTCACCCCTGAGGAAACCGCGACGCTTATTCGCGTTTCAGACCCGCAGCTCCTTGCAGAAATGCGCGATGCGGCGCTTACGGTCAAAAACAAGGTGTACGATAACAGGATCGTCACTTTCGCCCCCTTGTATCTGTCGAATTATTGTGTAAATGCCTGCAAATATTGCGGCTTTCGGGATGAAAACAACCGCATGCCCCAACGAAGCCTTTCAATGGATGAAGTGAAGAGGGAAACCGAGGCCTTAGCCGGAAATCTCGGTCACAAACGCATCATTGTAGTGTACGTAGAATATCCCCGGTCGGACATCGACTACATCGAAGGGAGCATAGACGGGATCTACAATGTTGAAATGCCAACCCGTAAGGGCAAGGCGAGTATCCGCCGGGTCAATGTGAATGCAGTGCCAATGGATATTGAAAAACTGACCCGGCTTCAACGGGTAGGAGTGGGTACCTATCAGGTTTTTCAGGAGACCTATCATCAAAAGACCTATGAAGCGGTCATCCCGCAGAAAGTTTGA
- a CDS encoding DUF2023 family protein, with product MASLMVTDFADTHHYAAILNHPFYSQEGGDMSADLQICNHHLYELKKGLRDMVLVTIPRVHSERFCARLDQKDIRYFVQDVSDRKVNIFFGRSECITIVESFGVKHLHELTPEQDFILGIMLGYNSINQYERFLQRKNAREK from the coding sequence ATGGCCAGTCTGATGGTTACAGACTTCGCAGACACCCATCACTACGCAGCGATTTTGAACCATCCTTTTTATTCTCAAGAGGGAGGGGACATGAGCGCCGACCTTCAGATCTGCAACCACCACCTGTATGAGCTGAAGAAAGGCCTTCGGGACATGGTTCTGGTTACGATTCCGCGGGTTCATAGCGAACGGTTCTGTGCCCGCTTAGATCAAAAAGACATCCGCTACTTCGTACAGGACGTGAGCGATAGAAAAGTGAATATTTTCTTCGGCAGATCGGAGTGCATTACAATCGTTGAGTCATTCGGTGTTAAGCATCTTCATGAGCTTACTCCAGAACAGGATTTCATCCTGGGCATTATGCTCGGATACAATAGCATTAACCAGTACGAACGATTTCTCCAGCGCAAAAACGCCCGGGAGAAGTGA
- a CDS encoding flavodoxin, whose product MSKVAIIYGSTTDNTATVAKELSGRISGSELFNIADGVPSNILDFDLLILGASTWGLGELQDDWQDNIGDLAGLDLAGKKVAFFGLGDQEGYPDTFCDSVGLIKDELASSGAEFVGSIVKEGYSFDESRAEENGTLLGLLIDEDNESAMTDDRISQWLESMSTLLS is encoded by the coding sequence ATGAGCAAAGTGGCAATTATCTATGGCTCTACTACCGACAATACTGCAACTGTCGCTAAAGAGCTTTCTGGCAGGATCAGCGGGTCTGAGCTGTTCAACATCGCAGACGGCGTTCCCTCAAACATTCTCGATTTCGACCTTCTGATTCTCGGGGCATCCACCTGGGGACTCGGCGAATTGCAGGATGACTGGCAGGACAATATCGGCGACCTCGCCGGTTTGGATCTGGCCGGTAAAAAGGTCGCCTTTTTCGGGCTGGGAGACCAGGAAGGGTATCCCGATACCTTTTGTGATTCCGTCGGCCTCATAAAAGACGAACTTGCTTCCTCCGGCGCTGAATTCGTCGGTTCAATCGTAAAAGAAGGATACTCATTCGATGAGTCCCGCGCCGAGGAGAACGGTACGCTCCTTGGTCTTCTCATCGATGAGGATAACGAGTCGGCTATGACCGACGATCGCATAAGTCAATGGTTGGAGAGTATGTCGACTCTTCTTTCTTAG
- a CDS encoding FeoA family protein produces MTLANASANSTYIISSVQPTEAGMKDFLFTLGCYPGEKVTVISRLSGNHIINVKNARYSLDDRLAAAIHITSESAKSALDSALKVG; encoded by the coding sequence ATGACCCTTGCGAATGCATCAGCCAATTCAACATATATCATTTCCTCGGTTCAACCTACTGAAGCGGGTATGAAAGATTTCCTTTTCACCCTCGGGTGCTATCCCGGTGAAAAAGTGACGGTGATTTCCCGCCTTTCAGGCAATCATATCATCAATGTCAAAAACGCCCGATACAGCCTGGACGACCGGCTTGCCGCGGCAATCCATATTACGTCCGAATCCGCCAAGTCAGCACTCGACTCTGCGCTCAAAGTCGGCTAA
- the feoB gene encoding ferrous iron transporter B codes for MKIALTGNPNCGKTTLFNAITGKVEHVGNWPGVTVEKKEGPVKDDLNPASIPMTVVDLPGAYSLSPYTSEESITSEFVRNESPDVIINIVDATNLNRSLFFTTQLLEIGIPVVVALNKSDLSAKQGIIIDTQLLSDALNCPVIETVATHSRENGLGDIVEAVAMVKKEVKKQRSVSIRGSRSADSKEKMEAVDERRFDFVNDLVEQAERRKIDSTKQTAQDKFDRIVAHKWLGLPIFAGVIYLVFSVSQTWVGPWLADLLVGWIEGFYGFVEGLMGEAVNPLLSALLLDGIIGGVGAVVGFLPLIMVLFFMLALLEDSGYMSRVAVIMDRFFKRIGLSGKSIIPMIVSTGCAIPGIMATRTIKNERQRRTTAMLSPFMPCGAKLPIIALFAGVFFGDQAWVGTSMYFLAIFVIVFSGLIIRKITGDTSQSYFIMELPEYRLPSIKRATVSMLFRAKAFIVKAGTIILICNAVVHILQTFTWDLSVVAEGMADTSILAGLASPMAFLFIPLGFGIWQFAAAAITGFIAKENVVGTLAVTFAITNFIDVEELALVGGSAEVLGVFGIGAVAAMSYLVFNLFTPPCFAAIGSMNSEMEDPKWVWGAIGFQLGMGYVLAFLVYQIGTLITAGTFGTGFLPGLIAVVAMVGFVGFLMHRGSRSVKFELTDVAVGK; via the coding sequence ATGAAAATAGCATTGACCGGTAATCCGAACTGTGGAAAAACCACTTTGTTCAATGCAATCACCGGAAAAGTGGAGCATGTGGGCAATTGGCCCGGTGTTACCGTTGAGAAAAAAGAGGGTCCGGTAAAAGATGATCTGAACCCGGCGTCTATTCCCATGACGGTGGTTGACCTCCCCGGGGCTTACTCATTGTCCCCCTACACCAGCGAGGAATCCATCACCAGTGAGTTTGTTCGCAATGAGTCCCCCGACGTGATCATCAACATCGTCGATGCTACCAACCTCAACCGGAGCCTTTTTTTCACCACCCAGTTGCTCGAAATTGGCATCCCCGTGGTCGTGGCACTGAACAAGAGCGATCTGAGTGCGAAACAGGGCATCATAATCGATACCCAGCTCCTCAGCGACGCGCTGAACTGTCCGGTCATCGAAACCGTTGCTACCCATAGCAGGGAAAACGGCCTGGGGGATATCGTCGAAGCCGTCGCGATGGTTAAAAAGGAAGTCAAGAAGCAAAGATCTGTTTCTATCCGCGGATCAAGAAGCGCTGACAGTAAAGAAAAAATGGAAGCGGTGGATGAACGCCGATTCGACTTCGTCAACGACCTGGTAGAGCAGGCGGAACGGCGGAAAATCGATTCCACTAAACAGACCGCCCAGGACAAATTCGATCGGATCGTCGCTCACAAGTGGCTGGGCCTGCCGATTTTCGCCGGCGTTATTTACCTGGTGTTTTCGGTATCCCAGACCTGGGTAGGGCCCTGGCTTGCCGATCTCCTCGTGGGCTGGATCGAAGGCTTTTACGGCTTTGTCGAAGGACTTATGGGCGAAGCGGTCAATCCGCTTCTCAGCGCTTTGCTCCTCGACGGGATAATCGGCGGGGTAGGGGCGGTCGTCGGATTCCTGCCCCTGATCATGGTGCTCTTCTTCATGCTCGCGCTGCTTGAGGATTCGGGGTACATGAGCCGAGTGGCGGTTATCATGGATCGCTTTTTCAAACGCATCGGCCTATCCGGAAAGTCCATCATCCCGATGATCGTCTCCACCGGTTGCGCCATACCGGGTATCATGGCGACCCGTACGATCAAGAACGAGCGGCAACGGCGTACCACCGCCATGCTGTCCCCGTTCATGCCCTGCGGAGCCAAGCTTCCCATCATCGCGCTCTTCGCCGGCGTATTCTTCGGCGACCAGGCCTGGGTCGGCACCTCCATGTATTTCCTGGCGATCTTCGTCATCGTATTCAGCGGACTGATAATCAGGAAAATCACCGGGGACACTTCTCAGTCCTATTTCATAATGGAGCTTCCGGAGTACCGGCTACCGAGCATCAAGCGCGCGACGGTTTCCATGCTCTTCCGCGCGAAGGCGTTTATCGTGAAAGCGGGAACCATCATTCTCATCTGCAACGCCGTTGTACACATCCTTCAGACATTCACATGGGATTTGAGCGTCGTCGCCGAAGGCATGGCCGATACCAGCATCCTCGCCGGTCTCGCATCGCCGATGGCATTCCTTTTCATCCCCCTTGGCTTCGGGATCTGGCAGTTTGCCGCCGCGGCGATCACCGGATTCATTGCCAAAGAGAACGTCGTCGGTACCCTGGCGGTAACGTTCGCTATTACCAACTTCATCGATGTTGAGGAGCTTGCATTGGTTGGCGGCTCTGCGGAAGTATTGGGAGTTTTCGGCATCGGCGCGGTAGCCGCAATGTCCTACCTGGTATTCAACCTGTTCACGCCCCCTTGTTTCGCGGCCATCGGTTCGATGAACTCTGAAATGGAAGATCCGAAGTGGGTCTGGGGGGCAATCGGGTTCCAACTGGGTATGGGTTATGTCCTGGCCTTCCTGGTATACCAGATCGGCACCCTCATTACCGCAGGAACTTTCGGAACCGGGTTTTTGCCCGGTCTCATCGCTGTGGTCGCCATGGTAGGATTTGTCGGCTTCCTGATGCATCGCGGAAGCCGGAGCGTAAAGTTTGAGCTGACCGACGTTGCAGTAGGCAAATAG
- a CDS encoding DUF2325 domain-containing protein, whose translation MKAKRRKMSQIDSDLYCSIVGTCFTCDQVRHLLLEETDAPVKDQPDYVVHEVAVASLRRNERFRNRTAAYLDRLYSREVYAVSKLSSKADLDAYWDERFASGSISGAYWALFTHGHAGNEILTRVFGMVHMQGHESAREEQERRKEVERLHHQIHVIEEDSVRTRLELDKTTTKLRQLESALRIAKKKQNELKRQVVLHCSEIASLEKSDPVLTTRENEKLVKAVEMLNAQNQRLREEIKVLRIAQVGNNQSTFSMESERSDEWPAPNIDCPQECEFRDSCNLDAKSVLLVGGKMSMVPHCRRFIESYNGCFAYHDGGKEQSLHVLKSMVAGADIVVCALDCVSHSAVKGVKNQCRGNSKRLVLLPNSGVTSFQREMIKMNQ comes from the coding sequence ATGAAGGCGAAGAGACGAAAAATGTCGCAAATCGATTCGGATTTGTATTGCTCGATTGTCGGGACCTGTTTTACCTGTGACCAGGTCCGCCATCTGCTTCTGGAAGAAACTGATGCCCCGGTGAAAGATCAACCGGATTATGTCGTCCATGAGGTTGCAGTTGCAAGCTTGCGTCGCAACGAGCGCTTTCGAAACCGCACAGCCGCATATCTGGACCGTCTGTACAGTCGGGAAGTCTATGCCGTATCTAAGCTCAGCTCCAAGGCGGATCTTGATGCATACTGGGATGAGCGTTTTGCCTCCGGCTCAATCAGTGGTGCATACTGGGCGCTGTTTACCCATGGTCATGCGGGCAATGAGATACTGACCAGAGTCTTCGGCATGGTCCACATGCAGGGCCATGAGTCCGCCCGGGAGGAGCAAGAGAGACGGAAGGAAGTTGAGCGGTTGCATCATCAAATACACGTTATTGAAGAAGATTCGGTCCGTACTAGACTAGAGCTGGATAAAACGACGACAAAGCTTCGTCAGCTTGAATCGGCATTACGCATAGCCAAAAAGAAGCAGAACGAACTCAAAAGACAGGTCGTACTACACTGCTCTGAAATAGCGTCACTCGAAAAATCAGACCCGGTACTGACGACAAGAGAAAATGAAAAGCTGGTTAAGGCAGTGGAGATGTTGAATGCCCAGAATCAGCGGCTTCGCGAAGAGATCAAAGTATTGAGAATCGCCCAAGTCGGCAATAATCAGAGTACGTTTTCGATGGAAAGCGAACGTTCCGACGAGTGGCCAGCTCCAAATATCGACTGTCCTCAAGAATGTGAATTTCGGGATTCATGCAATTTGGATGCGAAATCCGTTTTGCTGGTGGGCGGAAAGATGTCGATGGTTCCACACTGCCGCCGGTTTATTGAGTCCTATAATGGCTGTTTCGCATACCATGACGGCGGTAAGGAGCAATCGCTTCATGTGCTGAAATCCATGGTTGCCGGCGCGGACATTGTAGTCTGCGCCCTCGATTGCGTCAGCCACAGCGCGGTCAAGGGAGTCAAAAACCAATGCCGGGGCAATTCGAAACGACTAGTGTTATTACCGAATTCCGGCGTCACAAGTTTCCAACGTGAAATGATTAAAATGAATCAATAA
- a CDS encoding ferredoxin--NADP reductase, with product MSTLLKKILKLISRSVRRLFGLPPVRMYQQRIDSIENEFGQCFTYYLSPLSARDEVRFIPGQYTHVKAPGSPFAKQYIRHLSFASLPGQPLVFSMDLSSSSEFKEAFRKVKPGAVIELFKTKGAFTLSGLDRSHHAVFIAGGIGVTPIRSLILEIERRKAEIPSSPPSYEFVHVGKNYLYHGQLESGISARYIDRKDVPQTIESLAESDSLQKRYYISGPHEFVSDLSSMLIAAGVSAERIKMEDFSH from the coding sequence ATGTCTACCCTTCTGAAAAAGATTCTCAAGCTTATAAGTCGCTCTGTTAGACGTTTATTCGGCCTGCCTCCGGTGCGAATGTATCAGCAGCGGATCGATTCAATTGAGAACGAATTCGGCCAGTGCTTTACCTATTACCTATCACCGTTATCGGCCCGCGATGAAGTTCGATTTATCCCGGGCCAATATACCCATGTAAAAGCCCCCGGCTCGCCATTTGCGAAACAATATATACGGCATTTGTCATTTGCATCGCTCCCCGGTCAGCCTTTGGTTTTCAGCATGGACCTTTCCTCCTCAAGTGAGTTCAAGGAGGCATTCCGAAAAGTCAAGCCGGGAGCGGTTATCGAGCTCTTTAAGACGAAGGGAGCATTTACCCTCTCCGGACTCGATAGATCCCATCATGCGGTGTTTATCGCCGGTGGGATCGGCGTGACTCCGATCAGATCCCTGATATTGGAAATCGAGCGACGCAAGGCCGAAATCCCCTCTTCCCCTCCATCCTACGAGTTTGTCCATGTGGGAAAGAATTACTTGTACCATGGCCAACTGGAGAGCGGAATTTCCGCCAGGTATATCGACCGGAAGGATGTTCCACAAACTATTGAATCCCTGGCAGAGAGCGACAGCCTCCAGAAGCGTTACTACATCAGCGGACCCCATGAGTTCGTCTCAGACCTCAGCTCGATGCTGATTGCTGCCGGTGTCAGCGCTGAGAGGATAAAAATGGAAGACTTTTCGCATTGA
- a CDS encoding class I SAM-dependent methyltransferase: protein MTEEFGRPIDGNIEVASGHWVLASLGKKVLRPGGIKLSRTMLRLLSIDGRDDVVEFAPGLGATARHTLGYSPRSYTGVDKTPEVVEIINREFDHPRYICVEADASNTGLEDESASVLYAEAMLTIQTDTQKLAIMKEAARCLRTGGRFAIHEIYLCDDQPNEIADAVRSALTGQVRHPVRPVRIGEWRLLLEEAGFRVREIRKKRMKLLQPLRVISDEGLLPAIRFFTRAMKNPAARKRVSAMRSAFQTHHRHMGAVLFICEKL, encoded by the coding sequence ATGACCGAAGAATTTGGGCGACCCATTGATGGTAATATAGAGGTCGCATCCGGTCACTGGGTTCTCGCCTCGCTGGGTAAGAAGGTACTGCGCCCGGGCGGTATCAAGCTTTCCAGAACCATGCTGCGCTTGCTCTCTATCGACGGGCGGGACGATGTCGTCGAGTTCGCGCCGGGACTGGGGGCAACTGCACGGCATACGCTTGGCTATTCACCTCGCTCATATACCGGAGTCGATAAAACCCCTGAAGTGGTTGAAATCATTAACCGGGAGTTCGATCATCCCCGGTACATCTGCGTCGAGGCGGATGCATCAAACACCGGCCTCGAGGATGAATCCGCCTCGGTTTTGTACGCAGAGGCGATGCTGACGATCCAAACCGATACGCAGAAGCTCGCCATCATGAAAGAGGCTGCCCGTTGTCTTCGAACCGGTGGGCGATTCGCGATACACGAAATATACCTATGCGACGATCAACCGAATGAAATCGCCGATGCGGTCCGCTCGGCCCTTACGGGTCAGGTCAGGCACCCGGTAAGGCCCGTTCGCATCGGCGAATGGAGGCTCCTCCTGGAGGAAGCGGGTTTTAGGGTGCGTGAGATCCGCAAAAAGCGGATGAAACTCCTCCAGCCCCTCCGAGTCATTTCCGATGAGGGTTTATTGCCTGCGATCCGCTTTTTCACGAGGGCGATGAAAAATCCCGCGGCACGGAAACGGGTCTCGGCGATGAGATCGGCGTTTCAGACACATCATCGTCATATGGGCGCTGTGCTCTTCATCTGTGAAAAGTTGTAA
- a CDS encoding ABC transporter substrate-binding protein, whose product MKKLFVLALLVLPVAIWATGARETTEEPVEQIAVEPTEVTISVPTGAPTVAISRLAAENLPSAEGYELKWDVVTSPDLMGARLVSGEADIAIVPTNLAARLYNQGKDVRLVGAVVWGILYVAGTEPAESWEDLRGKEVGIFGRGLTPDLVFRHVLSENGLDPDVDLTLNYFASATEIAPALITGKLSMSLIPEPMLSMVLSRNENASILFDLQQEWADVSRSASSYPQAVLVAQADFLDEHPDFFQSFVREFSQASLWVNENPQQAGEYSAALMEGTNPQILTAAIPRLKIDFVDAADSRPAIEEYLGVLLQANPDSLSGDIPSDGFYEIR is encoded by the coding sequence ATGAAAAAACTATTTGTATTGGCGCTGCTAGTACTTCCCGTTGCGATATGGGCGACGGGAGCCCGCGAAACGACGGAAGAACCCGTCGAACAGATTGCGGTCGAACCCACTGAGGTCACTATCTCGGTTCCGACCGGCGCTCCGACCGTGGCGATCTCGAGATTGGCCGCCGAAAACCTTCCATCTGCGGAAGGCTATGAGCTGAAGTGGGATGTCGTTACCTCGCCTGATCTGATGGGCGCCCGGCTCGTTTCGGGGGAGGCGGACATCGCGATCGTCCCGACGAATCTTGCCGCCCGGCTGTATAACCAGGGTAAAGACGTACGTCTCGTCGGAGCGGTGGTATGGGGAATACTCTATGTGGCTGGAACGGAGCCCGCTGAATCCTGGGAAGATCTCCGAGGTAAAGAAGTCGGGATCTTCGGTCGAGGGTTGACACCCGATCTGGTGTTTCGGCATGTATTGTCGGAAAACGGACTGGATCCCGACGTTGATCTTACTCTGAACTACTTCGCCTCCGCTACCGAAATCGCCCCGGCGCTGATTACCGGAAAACTATCCATGAGCCTGATCCCCGAACCAATGCTCTCAATGGTTCTGAGCAGGAACGAGAATGCGAGCATACTGTTCGATTTGCAACAGGAGTGGGCCGACGTATCCCGGAGTGCCTCGAGCTATCCCCAGGCGGTCCTCGTGGCTCAAGCTGATTTTTTAGACGAACATCCCGATTTTTTCCAATCCTTCGTTAGGGAGTTCAGCCAAGCCAGCCTTTGGGTAAACGAGAATCCTCAGCAGGCCGGCGAGTACTCGGCGGCATTGATGGAAGGGACGAATCCCCAGATCCTTACCGCGGCTATTCCCCGCTTGAAGATTGACTTCGTGGATGCGGCGGATTCGCGCCCTGCGATCGAAGAATATCTCGGGGTCCTCCTCCAGGCGAATCCCGACTCGCTCAGCGGCGATATACCGTCCGATGGCTTTTACGAGATTCGATAG
- a CDS encoding ABC transporter permease, with product MIASVPGRSTLIWSGISAVSFLLLWSFVSIIVDSPLILPSPLSTLERFAIIITGKSFIRIIASSGLRILGSFSIALFTGIAFGIPAGIWLRFEQLLSAPMRVMRAVPTMGIILLSLIWLDSEGAPYLVCALVILPLLYGGMVSSIRSIDSDLRDLHRIYEIPFLRKVLKFYLPAVLPSFRGSLAAALGLNVKVMIAAEVLSQPSIAIGTSFQIARAQLDTAGVFAWCFIVILMSSALDALLKILLPAAPEESLRNRTSKSEE from the coding sequence ATGATCGCTTCCGTGCCCGGCCGCTCGACCCTGATCTGGTCGGGCATTTCAGCGGTCTCATTCCTGCTCCTATGGTCGTTCGTCTCGATTATCGTCGATTCCCCATTGATTCTTCCCAGTCCGCTTTCGACCCTCGAGCGCTTCGCAATAATCATTACCGGTAAGTCGTTTATACGCATCATCGCCAGCAGCGGCCTGAGAATACTCGGATCGTTTTCAATAGCGCTCTTCACGGGTATCGCTTTTGGAATTCCCGCGGGGATCTGGCTCAGATTTGAGCAGCTTCTCTCAGCCCCAATGAGGGTGATGCGGGCCGTGCCTACCATGGGCATAATTCTCCTCTCCCTGATATGGTTGGATTCTGAAGGAGCGCCGTATCTCGTATGCGCTCTCGTCATCCTTCCGTTGCTCTACGGGGGGATGGTTTCTTCAATCAGGTCGATAGATTCAGATCTTCGCGATCTCCATCGCATATACGAAATTCCGTTTCTCAGGAAAGTCCTGAAATTCTACTTGCCCGCCGTATTGCCATCATTTCGTGGATCCCTTGCTGCTGCCCTCGGATTGAACGTAAAAGTCATGATTGCCGCCGAAGTTCTCAGCCAGCCTTCAATCGCCATCGGCACTTCATTCCAGATTGCCCGGGCTCAGCTCGACACGGCGGGGGTGTTCGCATGGTGCTTTATCGTGATTTTAATGAGTTCCGCCCTCGATGCGCTATTGAAAATCCTATTGCCGGCGGCTCCCGAAGAAAGCCTCAGGAATCGTACGAGTAAAAGCGAGGAATAA
- a CDS encoding ABC transporter ATP-binding protein gives MYEMRKISKAFGDKRVIRDFDIAITPGSHQALLGPSGCGKTTLLKIASGLTKADSGMHTFPGKGSISWVFQESRLLPWLNVRENLEYILPQTLGRADRTGLIDSLLEMMDLSGHGSHFPRELSGGMARRIALARALAPEAEVIFLDEPFTGLNPELRWKIAEKTFDYCRKRSKTVLWVTHDEGLAADFSDDIHHFGLRH, from the coding sequence ATGTACGAAATGCGGAAGATCAGCAAAGCCTTTGGCGACAAACGGGTGATCCGGGATTTCGACATTGCCATCACACCCGGCAGCCACCAGGCCCTATTAGGGCCCAGCGGATGCGGTAAGACCACTTTGCTTAAGATCGCGTCTGGACTGACGAAAGCCGATTCGGGTATGCACACCTTCCCCGGAAAGGGCAGCATATCGTGGGTTTTCCAGGAATCCCGGCTTCTTCCCTGGCTGAATGTCCGGGAAAACCTTGAGTATATACTGCCCCAGACCCTTGGAAGAGCGGATCGGACCGGGCTGATAGATTCTCTACTCGAGATGATGGATCTGTCCGGTCACGGTTCACATTTTCCCCGGGAATTGAGCGGAGGAATGGCTCGTCGCATCGCCTTGGCCCGGGCCCTGGCGCCTGAGGCTGAAGTGATCTTCCTCGATGAACCGTTCACCGGATTAAACCCGGAACTGCGATGGAAAATCGCAGAAAAAACATTCGACTACTGCAGGAAGAGATCAAAAACCGTACTCTGGGTAACCCACGACGAAGGTCTTGCAGCCGATTTTTCCGATGATATACATCACTTCGGTTTGCGTCACTGA
- a CDS encoding ArsR/SmtB family transcription factor → MKTECCVNQENVDIVVEKLIPEDDIVDISDIFKILGDPSRMRIVAALRIKELCVGDISALMEISLSGVSHQLRLLKKSRIIKSRREGKLIYYSLDDDHIESLIDIALDHVRDEGT, encoded by the coding sequence ATGAAGACAGAATGTTGCGTCAATCAGGAAAATGTGGACATTGTCGTCGAGAAACTCATTCCCGAGGACGATATCGTCGATATTTCCGATATCTTCAAAATACTCGGCGATCCGTCCCGGATGAGAATCGTCGCCGCGCTGCGGATCAAGGAACTCTGCGTTGGGGATATTTCCGCTCTTATGGAGATTTCCCTTTCGGGCGTATCCCACCAGTTACGGTTGCTCAAGAAAAGCAGGATCATTAAATCCCGCCGTGAGGGGAAACTGATCTACTACTCACTGGATGATGATCATATCGAATCACTGATAGACATTGCCCTGGATCACGTCCGGGATGAAGGAACGTAA